In Myotis daubentonii chromosome 10, mMyoDau2.1, whole genome shotgun sequence, one genomic interval encodes:
- the DBF4 gene encoding protein DBF4 homolog A isoform X4 has protein sequence MSQLYRPFYLQLTNMPYINYSIQKPSSPFDIDKPSNIEKQTQVKLRIQMDGDKCDGIPTQLQLKEKKKKGYCECCLQKYEDLETHLLTEQHRNFAQSNHYQVVDNIVSKLVFEFVEHERDMPKKKRLKCSIGSLSPITANILKKFEPKEKLELQPISQKDFRENNVQVIKRSFLYKETQQPEEELVFISEHIPSPSDELRGLVEKTNHYSTLNPAENDIKQNFTHLFPGKNGQGCILDISKHKLIINENNLEEIRTDHCLCRLQTSIQVSNFNIDNSASQPKQKSDVVLFPAKDLKEKDLHLICHDYGLSAVNSSQEHRTIQANTPSRSCLGEPNECDIKNMDSLPSGKICRKVKILLRRNKKENLEPNVDLDKKRTECLITQEENRICSSQSLLDLFQTSEETSEFFGFTSYTENGGICDGFDIWREDDSNLSSLFSSFPSNSTFTGF, from the exons ATGAGCCA actTTATAGACCATTTTATCTTCAACTGACCAATATGCCTTATATAAATTACTCTATTCAGAAGCCTTCCAGTCCATTTGATATAGATAAGCCATCTAACATCGAAAAGCAAACTCAGGTTAAACTAAG AATCCAAATGGATGGCGATAAATGTGATGGAATCCCAACTCAACTCCaattgaaagagaagaaaaaaaaaggatattgtGAATGTTGcttgcaaaaatatgaagatctCGAAACT catCTCTTAACTGAGCAACACAGAAATTTTGCACAGAGTAATCACTATCAAGTTGTTGATAACATTGTATCTAAGTTAGTTTTTGAATTTGTGGAACATGAAAGGGACATGCCtaaaaagaaaag attaaaatgcaGCATTGGATCCCTTTCTCCTATTACTGCAAATATCCTGAAAAAGTTTGAACCAAAAGAAAAGCTAGAATTGCAACCTATTTCTCAGAAAGACTTCAGGGAAAATAATGTACAAGTGATCAAGCGGAGTTTTCTATATAAAGAAACCCAGCAACCTGAAGAGGAGCTTGTGTTTATTTCAGAGCACATCCCTAGCCCTTCAGATGAATTGAGAGGACTTGTTGAGAAAACAAATCACTATTCCACGTTAAATCCAGCTGAAAAtgacataaaacaaaattttacacATCTATTTCCAGGTAAAAATGGACAGGGATGCATTCTTGATATTTCTAAAcataaattaattataaatgaaaacaacTTGGAAGAAATAAGAACAGATCATTGTCTGTGTAGGCTACAGACATCTATACAAGTTTCTAATTTCAATATAGATAATAGTGCATCTCAACCAAAACAAAAATCAGATGTTGTGCTTTTTCCAGCAAAGGATCTGAAGGAAAAGGACCTTCATTTAATATGTCATGATTATGGTCTGTCGGCAGTGAACAGTTCACAGGAGCACCGAACTATTCAGGCAAACACTCCATCCCGAAGTTGTCTTGGGGAACCCAATGAATGTGACATCAAGAATATGGATAGCTTACCTTCTGGTAAAATCTGTCGGAAAGTGAAAATATTATtacgaagaaataaaaaagaaaatctggaaCCAAATGTGGATTTAGATAAGAAAAGAACTGAATGTCTTATTACACAAGAGGAAAACAGAATTTGTAGTTCACAATCTCTACTAGACTTATTTCAGACTAGTGAAGAGACATCAGAATTTTTCGGTTTCACAAGCTACACCGAAAATGGTGGAATATGTGATGGTTTTGATATTTGGAGGGAGGATGATTCAAATCTGTCATCactgttttcctctttcccttcaaaTTCTACATTTACTggcttttag